The Arachis hypogaea cultivar Tifrunner chromosome 14, arahy.Tifrunner.gnm2.J5K5, whole genome shotgun sequence genome has a segment encoding these proteins:
- the LOC112743133 gene encoding BON1-associated protein 2 isoform X1, producing the protein MQTFQSIKSPSQSKHHFNYYSLHMESRTSSLIPIELTILNAENLSVKGKPLRRNNNNDAAYVVVHAQCSSTKHYPSWNEKFSMEVEPATCRFISIEVRRKKWLGYSSGSVAMAHVPVSELFGAQFLSYRLWDKKGDRNGIIDFSVRLEAAKRTEQVPMRENEEPVTGVPLFWSNHRYPTNIRLNNI; encoded by the exons ATGCAAACTTTCCAATCCATAAAATCTCCCTCACAATCCAAAcatcattttaattattattctctGCATATGGAATCAAGAACAAGCTCTCTCATCCCCATTGAATTAACCATCTTGAACGCAGAGAATCTGAGCGTGAAAGGGAAACCATTACGAAGAAACAACAACAACGACGCTGCTTACGTAGTTGTTCACGCACAGTGTTCTTCCACAAAACACTACCCTTCATGGAACGAGAAGTTCTCAATGGAGGTTGAACCCGCCACCTGCAGGTTCATTAGCATTGAGGTTCGGCGCAAGAAATGGTTGGGTTACAGTTCTGGAAGCGTGGCAATGGCTCACGTTCCGGTGTCTGAGTTATTTGGAGCACAGTTTTTGAGTTATAGGCTTTGGGATAAGAAGGGTGACAGAAACGGGATCATTGATTTCTCGGTGAGG TTGGAAGCAGCAAAGAGAACGGAACAAGTGCCAATGCGTGAAAATGAAGAGCCTGTAACTGGGGTTCCACTTTTCTGGAGTAATCATCGCTACCCTACAAATATTAGATTGAACAACATATAA
- the LOC140178715 gene encoding secreted RxLR effector protein 161-like, which produces MQNCSPSVAPIVKGDKFCLDQCPKNELEKKQMQNTPYASAVGSLMYAQVCTRPDIAFAVSMLGRYQSNPRIIHWRATKVLRYLQGTKDFMLTYRQTDSLKIVGYSDLDLAGCVDSRKSTSGYIFMLADGAVSWKSAKQSLVATSTMEAEFIACFEATSQGVWLKNFISGLKIMDYISRPLRIYCDNSAAIFMAKNNRSSSRNKHIDIKYLAIKDRVRSNEVQ; this is translated from the coding sequence ATGCAAAATTGTTCACCAAGTGTTGCACCTATTGTGAAAGGTGATAAATTCTGCTTAGATCAATGTCCCAAAAATGAACTTGAAAAGAAACAGATGCAAAATACTCCTTATGCTTCAGCCGTTGGAAGCCTAATGTATGCTCAGGTATGTACAAGACCTGACATTGCTTTTGCTGTTAGCATGTTAGGAAGATATCAAAGCAATCCAAGAATTATCCATTGGAGAGCTACAAAGGTCTTAAGGTACCTTCAAGGGACCAAGGACTTCATGCTTACATATAGACAAACCGACAGTTTAAAAATTGTTGGATACTCAGATTTAGACTTGGCGGGATGTGTTGATTCTAGAAAGTCAACGTCAGGATACATCTTTATGCTTGCTGATGGAGCAGTATCTTGGAAGAGTGCAAAACAATCACTTGTAGCCACTTCTACCATGGAAGCCGAGTTTATTGCTTGTTTTGAGGCTACATCACAAGGTGTTTGGTTAAAGAATTTCATCTCTGGGCTTAAGATTATGGATTATATCTCTAGGCCATTAAGAATATATTGTGACAATTCAGCTGCTATATTTATGGCTAAAAATAATAGAAGTAGTAGTCGAAATAAGCACATCGATATTAAGTACTTAGCCATTAAAGACCGAGTTAGGTCTAATGAGGTACAATAG
- the LOC112743133 gene encoding BON1-associated protein 2 isoform X2, translated as MQTFQSIKSPSQSKHHFNYYSLHMESRTSSLIPIELTILNAENLSVKGKPLRRNNNNDAAYVVVHAQCSSTKHYPSWNEKFSMEVEPATCRFISIEVRRKKWLGYSSGSVAMAHVPVSELFGAQFLSYRLWDKKGDRNGIIDFSLEAAKRTEQVPMRENEEPVTGVPLFWSNHRYPTNIRLNNI; from the exons ATGCAAACTTTCCAATCCATAAAATCTCCCTCACAATCCAAAcatcattttaattattattctctGCATATGGAATCAAGAACAAGCTCTCTCATCCCCATTGAATTAACCATCTTGAACGCAGAGAATCTGAGCGTGAAAGGGAAACCATTACGAAGAAACAACAACAACGACGCTGCTTACGTAGTTGTTCACGCACAGTGTTCTTCCACAAAACACTACCCTTCATGGAACGAGAAGTTCTCAATGGAGGTTGAACCCGCCACCTGCAGGTTCATTAGCATTGAGGTTCGGCGCAAGAAATGGTTGGGTTACAGTTCTGGAAGCGTGGCAATGGCTCACGTTCCGGTGTCTGAGTTATTTGGAGCACAGTTTTTGAGTTATAGGCTTTGGGATAAGAAGGGTGACAGAAACGGGATCATTGATTTCTCG TTGGAAGCAGCAAAGAGAACGGAACAAGTGCCAATGCGTGAAAATGAAGAGCCTGTAACTGGGGTTCCACTTTTCTGGAGTAATCATCGCTACCCTACAAATATTAGATTGAACAACATATAA
- the LOC112743134 gene encoding U-box domain-containing protein 8-like, producing MRRELAAAMITNFTPLTLSPILNPLPPHPQPETLISSLTSFASSSFHKLDLLHQLTRLVKHDSLFRGHHRLKNCLAVLLSWVESHDHDSLRTLSLLLNLSLDDHNKIGLVAKRVVTRLVVIVSGTAVKNPFSDCRALVRKLQRPFMLSASC from the coding sequence ATGAGGAGAGAGCTTGCAGCTGCGATGATAACCAACTTTACCCCTCTCACTCTATCTCCAATTCTCAATCCATTacctcctcacccccaacccgAAACCCTAATCTCTTCCCTTACCTCCTTCGCATCCTCTTCTTTCCACAAGCTTGATTTACTCCACCAACTCACTAGACTCGTCAAGCACGACTCACTCTTTCGTGGCCATCACCGACTCAAAAATTGTCTTGCCGTGTTACTCTCCTGGGTTGAGTCCCACGACCACGATTCCCTTCGTACTCTTTCTTTGCTTCTCAATCTTAGCCTCGACGATCACAACAAGATTGGACTCGTTGCTAAGAGAGTCGTTACTCGTCTTGTTGTCATCGTCTCCGGGACCGCTGTTAAAAATCCATTCTCAGATTGTCGCGCCCTTGTAAGGAAGCTGCAACGACCGTTTATGCTCTCTGCTAGTTGTTGA
- the LOC112744005 gene encoding BON1-associated protein 2: MDARCPVRTLELTVQSVEGLQLDRKPATTKNNLFVVVRAESINSYTTCMAKEDATNNNLTWNHKLDVDVPLHASSITLEVKSKTLKGVKDVGIARVAVSEFMGGFGSVPQHCLQFLSYRLRDWEGRRNGVLNFSVRVVNSPEYVTAAAGKAVSPCGFKLRGTTMGATTSSSSCGGGVVVGVPIGWNSYGSSTYNNV; encoded by the coding sequence ATGGATGCAAGGTGCCCAGTAAGAACACTGGAACTCACAGTCCAATCAGTAGAAGGACTCCAATTGGACCGCAAGCCCGCCACCACCAAAAATAATCTCTTCGTGGTGGTTAGGGCAGAGTCCATAAACAGCTACACCACATGCATGGCGAAAGAAGATGCTACAAACAACAACCTTACGTGGAATCACAAATTGGATGTCGATGTTCCGTTGCATGCAAGTTCCATAACGTTGGAGGTGAAGTCCAAGACTTTGAAGGGTGTCAAAGACGTTGGAATTGCAAGGGTTGCGGTTTCGGAATTCATGGGTGGTTTTGGTAGTGTTCCACAACATTGCTTGCAGTTTTTGAGCTATAGGTTGAGGGATTGGGAAGGAAGGCGCAATGGTGTGCTTAATTTCTCCGTTAGGGTGGTGAATTCACCGGAATATGTGACGGCGGCAGCAGGGAAAGCAGTGAGTCCTTGTGGGTTTAAATTGAGAGGGACTACTATGGGGGcaacaacttcttcttcttcttgtggtggtggtgttgttgTTGGAGTTCCTATTGGGTGGAACAGCTATGGTAGCAGCACCTATAATAATGTTTGA